The following coding sequences are from one Salvia hispanica cultivar TCC Black 2014 chromosome 3, UniMelb_Shisp_WGS_1.0, whole genome shotgun sequence window:
- the LOC125209963 gene encoding putative late blight resistance protein homolog R1A-10 — translation MAEGMAVVGPPAWTTGPSDTMKPNPEFLDSYISPFADSHEADPLERRIADAVYAAEDVIESHIVDQIHSGSTIIADHDFYHNLQKVIEEMDLINKEVKSIAVEAQTKQKPVAALSASSPTVKENVIVGSNEVFLDVLDKLTSDQLNRQIIPITGMGGIGKTTLAMNLFENALVKERFDIRAWTTISQTYNVRETLREVLFRTSGRDSSSDLSNNELGQKLYQFLFSRRYLVIMDDMWSIEAWEKIKNFFPDNQNGSRIIVTTRLSDLSSQLNESCIVAMKFLDEACSWDLFRKTVFGKESCPTELEKIGKNIVANCKGLPLSIATIGGLLAKSERTKESWERIEQNLNSIVIKSNDGFCLKILRMSYIYLPNYLKPCFLYMGVFKEDYRIRVSMLEKLWVSEGFLKPRSGKCLETLAQEYFKELVDRNLVLVDGLGSIGNVKHCKIHDLLRDLCLKEAEKERFYHVIGDDPPASISERRVVLKTAGLLGSLSYTHSIICEYAETASEDEKVLWSRDLRLLRTFMACYSESYFLENVFELVNSRYLNITVHDESRFSSSIDLLWNLQTLIIYPSFRNDLHVPNEIWKLHQLRHLEFAVDELILPNPPCDDSDIVIMENLQTLKGVANLLLNEEVAKRIPNVKKLHLKYTSDQMEGENCLSYLQCFSKLENLSCCTFRQSVDFLLRINFPNSIKKLVVQVHYGPKLEDILPKIGSLPLLEKLVLRHGVFRTSKWETIEGQFQNLKFLWLSFCEGLVNWIVSYSSHFPLLEKLILSYISELEEIPSEVGEIATLKSISLYDCSEAVVESAKKIVEEREDLYGEQLDLRVYMESNYTFDFV, via the coding sequence GAGTTTCTTGATAGCTATATTTCCCCTTTTGCTGATAGCCATGAAGCTGATCCATTGGAGCGTCGCATTGCTGATGCAGTTTACGCGGCTGAGGATGTTATCGAATCCCATATTGTGGATCAAATTCACAGTGGATCCACAATCATTGCAGATCATGACTTCTATCACAATCTACAGAAAGTGATAGAAGAAATGGATCTGATCAACAAAGAGGTGAAGAGCATTGCAGTTGAAGCTCAGACCAAGCAGAAGCCCGTTGCTGCCTTGTCGGCGTCTTCTCCCACTGTGAAAGAGAACGTGATCGTGGGCTCTAACGAAGTGTTTCTTGACGTTTTGGATAAGCTCACCAGTGATCAACTAAACCGCCAAATCATCCCCATCACGGGGATGGGAGGCATTGGTAAGACCACTCTTGCCATGAATCTATTTGAGAATGCACTTGTTAAGGAGCGTTTTGATATTCGTGCTTGGACTACAATCTCTCAAACTTATAATGTTAGAGAAACACTTAGAGAAGTTCTTTTTCGAACAAGTGGACGAGATTCAAGTAGTGATCTGAGCAATAATGAGTTGGGACAAAAATTATATCAGTTTTTGTTCAGTAGGAGATATCTCGTAATAATGGATGATATGTGGAGCATAGAGGCATGGgagaagataaaaaatttctttccTGATAACCAAAATGGGAGTCGAATAATCGTAACAACTAGGCTGTCTGACTTGAGTTCTCAGTTGAACGAGTCTTGTATAGTTGCCATGAAATTTCTAGATGAGGCTTGTAGTTGGGATTTATTTCGTAAGACCGTGTTTGGGAAAGAAAGTTGTCCTACTGAGTTGGAGAAGATTGGAAAGAATATTGTAGCAAATTGTAAAGGACTTCCTTTATCAATTGCTACAATAGGAGGTCTTTTGGCAAAATCTGAGCGCACAAAAGAAAGTTGGGAGCGTATAgagcaaaatttaaattcaattgttATAAAGAGTAACGATGGATTTTGCTTGAAAATACTGAGGATGAGCTATATCTATCTGCCGAACTATTTAAAGCCGTGCTTTTTGTATATGGGTGTTTTTAAGGAAGATTACCGTATCCGTGTGTCAATGCTTGAGAAGTTATGGGTTTCTGAAGGATTTTTGAAACCGAGGAGTGGAAAATGTTTGGAAACACTTGCGCAAGAgtattttaaggaattggttgATAGAAATCTCGTTTTAGTTGATGGATTGGGGTCTATTGGAAACGTTAAGCAttgtaaaattcatgatttgttGAGAGATCTGTGTTTAAAAGAAGCTGAAAAGGAAAGATTTTACCATGTCATAGGAGATGATCCTCCGGCCAGTATTAGCGAACGTCGAGTCGTTCTTAAAACTGCAGGGTTGTTAGGATCTTTGTCATATACTCATTCCATAATATGTGAGTATGCCGAAACAGCAAGTGAGGATGAGAAAGTTCTGTGGTCTCGCGATCTTAGATTGTTGAGGACATTCATGGCATGTTATTCTGAGAGTTATTTCCTAGAAaatgtgtttgaattggtgaACTCACGGTACCTTAATATCACAGTTCATGATGAGTCCAGATTCTCTAGTTCAATTGATCTCCTTTGGAATCTACAGACATTGATTATTTATCCATCTTTTCGGAACGATCTACATGTACCAAATGAAATTTGGAAACTGCATCAACTTCGGCATCTTGAATTTGCGGTGGACGAATTGATTCTCCCAAATCCTCCTTGTGACGATAGTGACATTGTCATTATGGAGAATCTGCAAACACTCAAAGGAGTTGCGAATTTGTTATTGAATGAGGAGGTGGCTAAAAGAATTCCCAATGTGAagaaattgcatttaaaatacACTTCGGATCAAATGGAGGGAGAAAACTGTCTAAGCTATCTTCAATGCTTCAGTAAATTGGAAAACTTATCCTGCTGCACCTTTCGTCAAAGTGTTGACTTTTTGTTGAGGATTAATTTTCCCAACTCTATCAAGAAGTTGGTTGTTCAAGTCCATTATGGCCCAAAGTTGGAAGACATATTGCCTAAAATCGGTTCGTTACCTCTTCTTGAGAAGCTCGTATTAAGACATGGTGTCTTCAGAACCAGCAAGTGGGAAACAATTGAAGGCCAGTTCCAGAACCTCAAGTTTCTATGGTTGTCGTTTTGTGAAGGTCTAGTAAATTGGATTGTGTCATACAGCTCCCACTTTCCACTTCTCGAGAAGCTTATTCTCAGTTATATATCCGAACTCGAGGAAATCCCATCTGAAGTTGGAGAAATAGCAACGCTGAAATCGATTTCATTGTATGATTGCAGTGAAGCAGTTGTGGAGTCAGCGAAAAAGATAGTAGAAGAACGTGAGGATCTATATGGAGAGCAATTAGACCTTCGTGTCTATATGGAGAGCAATTATACCTTCGACTTCGTGTAA